Below is a window of Candidatus Nitrosotenuis uzonensis DNA.
TCAGTCTTTTCATCATGGCAGGAGTTGCCCAGCAGATTCTCTGGAGCATATTCAGTCCGCTAATCGCAGGAGATGGCACGCCGATAGGTGTGGTGCCATTTGTAGCACACTCATTCATGCAGGGTGACATATCTGAGATATTCTTTAGGGCAAACCAGCTGCCTAGCATATTTGGTTTATGCATTACTGCGGGAATTCTGCTTATTCTAGTGTATACTCAATCAATCAAAGTCGAAATACCTATTGTATCTACAAAGTATAGGGGATTTGCCGCCACGTATCCAATCAAGCTAATGTACGTCTCAAACATCCCAGTAATTCTGGCGTCTGCACTTACTGCAAACGCAGTGTTCATAGGCCAGATGATGTGGGCCAACTTTAATCCGCGCAACGATAACATTTTGTTTAACATAATAGGCCAGTTTGATCTTACAAGTCCGTCAACGCCGATAGGCGGCATAATCTACTACATCACGCCTCCAAGAGGACTGGATCTAGCCGTACTTGATCCTACAAGGGCAGTAGTATACGTTCTTTTTATGATCGGAATAGTTGTTGTATTTGGAAGGTTATGGGTAGAGCTTGGCGGTCTGTCTCCAAAGAGCGCAGCAAAGAACCTGCTTGATGCAGATGTGCAAATTCCAGGATTTAGAAAGTCGAACCAGCCGGTCGAAGCATTACTCAACAAGTACATTCCATCAGTTACGATAATTGGATCTATGATACTAGGCGCATTGGCCGGTGTCTCAGACGTGCTTGGCGTATTCGGAAGTGGAATTGGAATATTGCTCATGGTCGATATTCTGATAAATTATTACCAACAACTGATTCGAGAACAGGTCGAAGTTGTCATGCCCCGCCTTGGTGCGTTACTTGGTAGAAAGTAAAAAAGTCGTCATAGTTGGGATTGCCGGCGTAGGCAAGACTACGCTGGTGGCAAAGATAGTAGAGATACTCAACTCCAAGAAAAAAAGCGTGAGTGTTCACAGCTTCGGTACAATAATGTTCGAAGAGGCAAAAAGAATGGGCATCAAAGATCGTGACGAACTAAGAAAACTTCCAGTGGAAAAACAAAAGGAACTACAAATGATGGCAGCAAAAACAATATCTGGATTTAACGATAACGTTGTAATCATCGACACGCATGCATTCATATCTACAAAAGAAGGATTCTACCCCGGTCTTCCATATCACGTGCTCGGGGAACTGAAGCCTGAAAATCTAATAACCGTGTCTGCAAGGCCCGAAGAGATCTACAATAGAAGGATGAAGGACTCGACAAGACACCGGGACATTATATCTATTGAGAATATAAAAAAAGAACTTGCTGTTCAGGACGCCATGCTGTCTAGCTGCGCTGTACTGACAGGCTCTCCAATGAAATCAGTACTGAACTCAGAGGGAAAGGTTGAAGAAGCAGCTAATGAGGTAATAAACGCAATAGGTCTTTGAAATGGAACCGGTAATAATATTGCATTTTTTGGAATCACTCTTGTTGCAGGGTGATTTTTTTGGGATACATAAAGGTCCGCTGGGAAGCGCAGACCCGATAGTAAAAGGTATGGTACCTTCCATGTTTGGAATAGTTGGATTTGCAGTGTTGTTGAACCTGTTTAATGCAGTGGTCAGACGCAAGCTGGTAGACCAAGAGAAACTCAAAAGAATAATGAAGGAAACCCGAGCTTGGCAGAAGGAGCGTATGGCTGCGTTTAGGGCAAAGGACATGGAAAAACAGGCAGAGCTTAACAAAAAATCCGCCTATATGACAAAACTCAATCAGGAAATGATGCAGATGAACATGAGGCCTATGATGATTACCTTCGTTCCACTGATTTTGATCTTCTATTTTGTACTACCACCGTTATTCTCGTACACAGTTGCAGTATCTCCAATCCCACTCAATGTAATCCCTGGAAACTACTTTGAGCTTACATGCACTGCCGAAAAAGTTGACGGACAGATATGCCAACATGTAAACGAGGTCTATTTTTGGGCTTGGTACTTTTTGTCCTCGATTGCGCTTAGCGGCATCATTATGAAGCTGACCAAGACATCGATGGATCTAACCTGAATTGCCAAAATCAATTATAGTTTCAGGCCCACCAGCCATCGGCAAGACTACTGTATCAAAAGGCCTTGCCAAAGAATTTGGAATGCAGAGCCTCAGTGGCGGCGACGTGCTCAAGGAACTGGCAAAGGAACAGGGATTTAAAACGGAAAGAGACGATTGGTGGGACACAAAAGACGGGATGAAGTTTCTTGACCAGAGAAAAGACAACTATGAATTTGACAGAAAAGTCGATGAGAGGCTAAAAGAAATATTCCTAAAGGGCAACGTAGTCATTACAAGCTACACACTTCCATGGCTTGTTAAAGGTGGTATCAAGATCTGGCTTGGAGGATCAAGGAAGATAAGTGCGGAACGGATGCAGACACGTGATAACATGTCTCATTCTGAGGCATTTGAGATTGTAAAAAAAAGATATGATGAGAACAAAATGCTCTACAAAAAACTATACGGATTTGACTTTGGAGACGACTTGTCGGTATTTGATATAGTGATAGACACGGATGGACTGGATGCAAAGACCGTGCTTAACATGGCAATTCAAAAGGCAAGGGCTCTGCTTTGACGCTGCCGCAACTGCAAAATCTCGTGGTAATTGATCAGGATCTGATCGATGAAAACCATGGGGTGTACTATGACAAAAGAACAGTCGAGGATCTCCTAAACTATGGTCTGATACTGCTTGACAAGCCACCAGGACCCACAAGTCATGAGACTGTGGCGTGGGCAAAACGAATACTAAAGATTCCAAAAATCGGCCACAGTGGAACCCTTGATCCGCAGGTCTCAGGAGTGCTTCCTCTGGGACTTGGTGAGGCGACAAAGGCGCTTGGAGTACTCCTGCTTGGACCAAAAGAATACTATGGTCTTGGAAGGCTTCACTCCCTTCCCAGCAAGGAAAAACTGTATGGAGTGCTGAACCAATTCAAAGGTGAGATATTTCAAAAGCCTCCGCAACGTTCGTCAGTTTTACGACAGACAAGAACAAGACACATTTACGAGCTTGAGGTTGTTGAACAAAAAGAGAGACTCTTGCTCTTGCGGGTGTTATGCGAGGCAGGAACATACATCAGAAAACTATTCTACGATATAGGTGAGATACTAGGACCTGGTGCCACTATGATAGAGCTTAGGCGCTCACGAGTCTACCAGTTTAATGAAAGCCAAAAGCTGATCACACTGCATGAGTTGGCCGACGCATACGCAGAATGGAAGGAAAAAGGAGATGATTCCAAGCTTCGTAAGATGATTCTTCCAATAGAATATGCTTTGACTGAAATAAAGTCTGTAGTAATACGCGATTCGGCAGTGGATGCTCTATGCCATGGAGCGCAGCTTGCAATTCCAGGAATACTGCAGATATCACCAAACCTATCAAAAGGAGACCTTGTTGGAATCTATACTCAGAAGGGAGAAGTTGTTGCACTGGCAGAATCCCTAATGTCGGAGGCTGAAATCAAGGACGCAACAAAAGGTTACGCATTCGTGACAAAAAGGATAATCATGGCACCTAACACATATCCAAAAAACTGGCGAACAAAACCAAAACAGAAAGACCAATAAAATGCTTCCAAAAGGACTTGTAATTGCGGTAGTTTCTGGCATGTTGGCATCCGGTGTACTAGGTGCATATTTTATCAAAATTGCATCAGAGCAGTACGAACTGGAGTTCGTGGAGGGACCATCTGTTTCAGTAATGGTGGAAAAACCTGACTACAAACTAGGCGAGACTGTAAGAATAACCATAATCAATTCTGGAACGGAAAAGATTGAGATTGCAAAGGATCTTCCTACAATACAAATAAGAGCATTGGATGGAACTGTGTTTTACTCTGAGTATCTTAGCCCTCTGATACTGGAACAAAAACAAGAACGCTTTTTTGATTGGAATCAGCGAAAAAGTGATGGCTCTCAAGTACTTGAAGGCAGGTACGTGGTTGATGTACTAGTATATGGTGAAGACAAACAAAAGCTCACTGATCGTCTGACAATTAACATACTCAAGTAGGAAAAATTTAAAACGAGTCTGCCAAATGTGAAGTTAGGTTGGCAAAAATCAAGGTAGGACTTGTCGGTATAGGTAACTGCTTTTCTGGACTTATTCAAGGAATAGAATACTATAGGCAGAATCCAAAGCAAAAGGTAATTGGTATAATGCACGAGAAAATCGGCAATTACTCTATTCATGACTTGGATTTTGTGGCAGGATTCGACGTGGGAATAAACAAGGTAGGCAAGACAATCAACGAGGCCATATATGAATACCCAAACATGGTGGATTGGATCCCAAAAAACAAAATGCCAAAGACAAAATCGCTAGTATATGAAAGCCCAGCGCTTGACGGTGTGGGAATCTGGGTCGAGAACAGAGTCAAACCACTCAAAAGCAAAAAGAGCTCAGAGCAACTTGCGCGTGAAATAAAAAAGACAATAGACAAGACCGGCGCTGAAATAATAGTATCGTATCTTCCAGTAGGATCTGAGAAAGCAACGCAGTTTTGGGCACAGATATGCCTTGACACAAACACTGCGTTTGTAAATTGCATTCCATCTTTTATTGCATCAAATAAAAAATGGGGAGATAAATTTGCACAAAAAAAGATTCCAGTAATAGGCGATGACATAAAAGGCCAGGTTGGCGCAACCATAGTTCATAGGACTCTGGCAAAGCTTTGCGATGATCGTGGAACGAAAATCGAGAAAACATATCAGATTAACGTTGGTGGAAACACCGACTTTCTCAACATGAAAGAGCAAGAGAGGCTAGTTAGCAAGAGGATTTCAAAAACTGAAAGCGTACAGAGCCAACTTTCTCAGAGACTTGCAGATGACCAAATCTATGTCGGACCGTCCGATTTTATCCCGTTCCTAGGCAACACAAAACTGATGTTCATGAGAATAGAGGGAAGACAATGGGCAAACATCCCGTACAATATGGAAGTGCGACTTGAGGTCGATGACAAGGCAAACTCTGCAGGAATAGTAATTGACGCTGCCCGTCTTGCAAAAATTGCGCTGGAAAGAAAGATTGGTGGCCCGGTAATACCTGCATGTGCATACCTAATGAAGCATCCGCCAAAACAGATGAGCGATCCGCAAGCAAAAGCAGAGCTTGAAAAATTCATCAAGGCATAATCTCTGCAGTGGAAAATCACTATTATATAATCAAATTTTGGATGAATCATGTCGCAAGACATATGCCGGGGTCGCCTAGCCTGGTAGGGCGCGCGCCTGGAATTTACAAAAACCATAAAGCGCGTACTCGCAAGGGTTCGAGAGTTCAAATCTCTCTCCCGGCGCCTTGATTTTTCTTAAAATCAACGAAACTGGTAGTGCTGGGCATCTTTTTATATTATAGTAAGCTATAGTACATTATAATGCATACGAGTATACAAGTTGAAAAAGAGATCAAGGCACGTCTTGACAAGCTCAAAAATCATCCTCGTGAGACCTACAACGACGTGCTTGCTAGACTCATAAAAATAGCCCAAGATGATGATGTGCTAAGTCCTGCAGTAATCAAAAACATCGAGGAAGGAATAGCGGACATAAAGGCAGGCCGTGTCTATAGCTCAGCCCAAGTAAAAAAGAAGCTGGGACTAAAGTAAGATGGAATGGCAGGTAGTATGGTCTGAGAAATCGGTAAAACAGTTAGAAAAAATCGACAAAAAAGACGCACAAAGAATCTATGATTGTGTTCTGGACTGTGCCAATGATCCGTTTAGGGTAGCAACTAGGTTGAGTGGTTCACCTTTTTTTATATTGCGCGTCGGGAGTTATCGAGTGATTTTAGACTTGCAACAAAACAATTTGGTTGTTTTTGTAATTCAAGTAGATCTTCGAAAAAGGATCTACAAATAAGCTTTAGTAGTTTTACACCCATGAGAGGCGGCATCAAACTGAATTAACAAATCTCTCTCCCGGCGCCTTGATTTTTTCAGGGTTTGGACATAAATTTTTGAAAATCTAAAAAAGCTTGTTGGGCTTTTAACTCATCAAGTTCAAATCCCATGCTGTATACTCAAAACAAGTAATTGAAGAGTCTATCTTCTATGATTTGCGAATTTTTGTATATTGCATTATCATCATGTTGTATTCACAAGCCATTAATGGTTCTGCCATCAAGAATAACTGTTGGCCAAGTTCAACATTGCAATTATTGGAGGGGGAATACTAGGTACTGCAATATCTTACTGGCTTTCAGCACTTTCTGACGTAAGAGTATGTGTACTAGAAAAAGAAATATCTGTAGCTGCACATGCAAGCGGTAGAAACACCGGTGTAGTGCATTCGCCGTTCTATCTTGATCCGCAAAAAAAGAAAAAGATCGCCGCAGCATCGTTGATATCGCATAGCATGTGGAAAAAGCTTGCATCCAACGGAAACATTCCGTGGAACGAATGTGGCACACTAGAAGTGGCACTTGATGAGGCACAACACAAATCACTTGAAAAATACGTACGATGGGGACAGCAAAACGGCATTCCAGACAGTGAGTTAAAACTGCTTGACGCAAGCGGAGTCTCTACAATGGAACCTAATGTAAAATGTCATTCAGGATTGTATTGCACCCGGGACGTTTCCACTGACTTTGGTGCACTTACATACGAATTATGCAAGATATCAGAAGATGCTGGAACCAAATTCGTATTCGGAAAGGCAGCAACAAAGATAACTGCATCCGCAGACAATGTAGTGATATCGCTTAGTGACCAATCAAACATAGAATGCGATTTTATGATAAATTGTGCTGGTGGGCATTCACTTGATATTGCAAAAAAGATCGGACTTGGCATAAGCTATACCGCATTGCACTTTCGAGGTGAGTATTGGGTGGCAGACAAGCAACACGCAAATCTTGTAAATACCAACGTCTATTCTGTGGCAAAATTCCCAAACTTTCCTTTTCTTGATCCACATTGGATAAAAAAGGCCAATGGGCAAACCGAGATCGGTCCTAATGCTGTACCTGTATCTGATGCGGAAGCCTACTCTGGCTACATTGGAAGTGTGCCAAAAACTCTCTCAAAACTAAAGGAGATCTTGAGTGGAAATGCCGCAAAATTACTTGTAAACCAAGAGTTTCTCTCACTTGTGTCAAAGGAATGGAGGAGCTCCCTTTCCAAGAGTGCGATGGTAAACAGAGTAAAAGAATTCATCCCTGCAATAAGCCCGTCACATTTTACAAAAAAGGGAACTGCTGGAATACGCAGCCCAATAGTTGCAAATGACGGCAAATTTGTATCGGAAATCCTAGAGCTTGAATCTGAAAACTCGTTACACATTATAAATTACAATTCGCCAGGAGCTACTGGCGCTCCTGCATATGCGGCATCACTTGTAGATAGGATGCAACAAAAAGGATTGATAAAGATCACATCTAAAAATACTATGTGGGATTACTCTAAGATAATTGAGAATATGCCGTAATCAAAATTCATATTGTTTGCCTGTTCTCAAAAAGTGATGTTGCCTGACAGATGCTCGATTAGGGAAGGGGGAAGACCATGCGTCAACCCACCTGAATTTGTCATGTCGATTCTCTCAAAGGACGGGGAATACATGATTGGTGTAACATGTGAGAATCACAAGAATGTGTTCTCAGATAAGATGCAAGTGTTGCAGGAGGAGGGCAAGCTTCCTCAAGGGCAGATCAACTTTACAGCGCTAAAGGCAGTCGGTACAGATTGCATCAAGGCACATCCTGATGATCTGATAAACATAGAGTGATTACACGACAGAGTAAACCATCTTTTTTCCTTCAAGACCGCGAACGAGATTGAGTACTGTTAGCTGTGCCATCTTGGCGCGTGTCTCTTCGGTTGAACTTCCTATATGGGGTGCAAGAACTATATTCTGCATTTTTGTGAGATTGTTTTTAACTCCAATCGGCTCGCATTCAAAAACATCCAATGCAGCCCCAGCAATCCTTTTCGATTTTAGTGCGGTGAGAAGATCGTATTCGTTTACTATTTTACCGCGTGCCGTGTTTATCAGAAATGAACTGCTTTTCATTTTTGCAAAAGTAACTTTGTTTATGAGGTGATGAGTTTGATGACTATATGGCACATGCACGGAAAGCACATCACTTTCTGCAACAAGCCTGCTCATGCTGACGTATTTTGCACCGTTTCTCTTCTCGGCACTTTTGGAAAGTGGCGTCCTGCTGTGATAGATCACATTCATTCCAAATGGCTTGACTCTTTTTGCTACCGCCCTACCTATCCTACCCATACCAAGTATCCCAAGCGTTTTTCCACAAAGATCGACGCCGACATAATCATGCGCACCAAATATGGTGCGCCATCTTCCTGCACGAATCAACCTGTCCCCTTCAGTTACGCGGCGCATTACATCAAGCATTAGTGCAACCGTAAGATCCGCAGTCGCATCTGTGAGAACATCTGGGGTGTAACCGATCGCAATCTTGCGTTCTTTTGCAGCCTGCAAGTCTATGTGGTCATATCCAACGCTGTACGTGCTGATTACTCTGAGATTCCTTGCTGCATCAAAAACATCCCTGTCTATTCTGTCATAAGGAAAGCATACTAGGCCTACCGCATCCGCAATCTTGCGTTGGAGCAGATTTTTTGGCATTGGTATTTTTCCTGAATGTATCTCAAGGCGATATTTTTTTTGAATCTCTTTGATTGCAAAGTCATGCAGTTTTCGTGTGAGTAGAACTTTTGGTTTAGCTTTCACTTTATGCAAGTATTTTATCAAATCTTTATATGATTTGTTGTCTGTACAGATGTGACAGCAGTTGAAAGACGAAGAAGAGTTTGCGCTGTGTGTTGAATGTGGCAACGCAATAGAAAAGTGTGTCTGTGTATGCCCATATTGCGGCGAACGCGACAAGTGCGAATGTGCATTGTTTGAGGCAGCAACGGGCGGATAAAATAGAATATTCTTAATAACAAACAAGGTGTAGAAACAAGGTGAGCACGGACATCAGCTGGTTGATTGGCGGCCCTCAGGGAAGCGGCGTGGAATCTGCAGCCAACATATTTTCTCGGGCATGCGCAGCTATGGGGTATAACATCTTTGGAAAAAGAGAATACTATTCTAACATAAAAGGTGAGCACAGCTACTTTGTGGTCCGGGTCTCGGACAGGGAAGTAAGATCAAGTGTAAATGATGTTTCGGTTATGGTCGCATTCGATGCAGAGACGATATTTAGACACTATGATGAAATTGCAAAGGACGGCGCGATAATATACGATTCTGATATTGCCCAAGTAAAGATAGACGAGGTACATACCATAGATGCACCGTATAAGGCAAGACTGCTAAAACAGCTTGAACTCAACAACAAAAAGCCGATCGTCTCAGAACTGCTTGAAATTGCAAAGGACAAGGGCGTGAAGATTTACACGGTTTCATTTAAGACAATACTTGCAAACCTTGCAGATGAAATGAACAACCCACGACTGAAGGGAATGGTGAGAATGTACAACGTACTTGCAGTCTCATTTTCACTGGGATTACTAAAGATGCCACCGCAGACAATTCTGGAATCAATTGATATGATATTTGCAAAAAAGAAAGCAATAGCTGACATCAACAAGAGCGCCGCAACGTATGCTTACAATTATGCATCTGTCAAGTTTACAGACTGTGCACAACTGCTCAAGCCTGTACAAAAGCAAAGTGACATGATTTTGGTGCAGGGATATCAAGGAACTGCACTCGGCAAGATGGCATGCGGCTGCCGGTTCCAATCATACTACCCCATAACGCCTGCGTCAGATGAGAGCGTATTCCTCGAGTCAAACGAAATACTGGAGGTCAAGGACAACAGGCCCGGCTCCACACTTGTAATCCAAACTGAGGATGAGATATCAGCTATGGGCATGATGATAGGCAGCGCATTGACTGGAACAAGATCCTCTACTAGTACATCAGGTCCTGGGTTTTCTCTTATGGCAGAAGCCCTTGGATGGGCAGGAATCAATGAGGTGCCGATAGTTATCACTTTATACCAAAGAAGTGGACCATCTACAGGACTTCCTACAAGGCACGGGCAGGATGATCTGCTGTTTGCAATCAACGCAGGGCACGGCGAATTTCCAAGAATTGTTTATGCGTCAGGCGATGTTGAGGAGAGCTTTTACGATACTGCACGGTGCTTTAACTATGCTGACATGTACCAGCTTCCGGTAATACACATGATGGACAAATTCCTTGCAAGCTCCGTTCTTACATGCAAAAAATTTGATACAAACAAGATCACCATAAACCGCGGCAAGCTATTGGAAAAAATAGACAATGGAGATTACAGAAGATTCGAGCTTACCGACGATAACATCTCCCCAAGATCCAAACTGGGCCTTGAGAACGGAATATTCTGGAACACTGGCGATGAAAGCGACGAGAAAGGACACATCACGGAGGATCCAGTATTGAGAGTTCAGATGATGGACAAGCGTCTTGCAAAGCTCTCACACATTCTAAAGACTGTGCCTGATGAGGAGCAGGCAGTCTCGTTTGGAACCGCGGAGACATGTATAGTAAGCTGGGGCTCACCAAAGGGGCCGATTCTGGACGCACTTGAAATGCTACAAAAGGAGAACATCAAGATAGGATTCATTCAGATAAAGCTGATACACCCATTCCCGGTCCAATACATGAAATTCCTGCTCAAAGACGTCAAGACGATAAT
It encodes the following:
- the secY gene encoding preprotein translocase subunit SecY — its product is MSEGTATGFVKKVVEKVEPYLVQVPKPKKKLSLQTRLLWCGLALLIYQVMGQTPLFGATAPEFDFLAFARVIFASQQGTLIELGIGPIVTAGLLMQLLKGSEILKFDFTKPDERGVFQTATKLVTYIVIIVESIVYATAVYGPGVTNPTVLYVIIGQLISASIIIMFLDELIQKGWGLGSGISLFIMAGVAQQILWSIFSPLIAGDGTPIGVVPFVAHSFMQGDISEIFFRANQLPSIFGLCITAGILLILVYTQSIKVEIPIVSTKYRGFAATYPIKLMYVSNIPVILASALTANAVFIGQMMWANFNPRNDNILFNIIGQFDLTSPSTPIGGIIYYITPPRGLDLAVLDPTRAVVYVLFMIGIVVVFGRLWVELGGLSPKSAAKNLLDADVQIPGFRKSNQPVEALLNKYIPSVTIIGSMILGALAGVSDVLGVFGSGIGILLMVDILINYYQQLIREQVEVVMPRLGALLGRK
- a CDS encoding adenylate kinase, whose amino-acid sequence is MVESKKVVIVGIAGVGKTTLVAKIVEILNSKKKSVSVHSFGTIMFEEAKRMGIKDRDELRKLPVEKQKELQMMAAKTISGFNDNVVIIDTHAFISTKEGFYPGLPYHVLGELKPENLITVSARPEEIYNRRMKDSTRHRDIISIENIKKELAVQDAMLSSCAVLTGSPMKSVLNSEGKVEEAANEVINAIGL
- a CDS encoding EMC3/TMCO1 family protein, with protein sequence MEPVIILHFLESLLLQGDFFGIHKGPLGSADPIVKGMVPSMFGIVGFAVLLNLFNAVVRRKLVDQEKLKRIMKETRAWQKERMAAFRAKDMEKQAELNKKSAYMTKLNQEMMQMNMRPMMITFVPLILIFYFVLPPLFSYTVAVSPIPLNVIPGNYFELTCTAEKVDGQICQHVNEVYFWAWYFLSSIALSGIIMKLTKTSMDLT
- the cmk gene encoding (d)CMP kinase, which gives rise to MPKSIIVSGPPAIGKTTVSKGLAKEFGMQSLSGGDVLKELAKEQGFKTERDDWWDTKDGMKFLDQRKDNYEFDRKVDERLKEIFLKGNVVITSYTLPWLVKGGIKIWLGGSRKISAERMQTRDNMSHSEAFEIVKKRYDENKMLYKKLYGFDFGDDLSVFDIVIDTDGLDAKTVLNMAIQKARALL
- a CDS encoding RNA-guided pseudouridylation complex pseudouridine synthase subunit Cbf5; translated protein: MTLPQLQNLVVIDQDLIDENHGVYYDKRTVEDLLNYGLILLDKPPGPTSHETVAWAKRILKIPKIGHSGTLDPQVSGVLPLGLGEATKALGVLLLGPKEYYGLGRLHSLPSKEKLYGVLNQFKGEIFQKPPQRSSVLRQTRTRHIYELEVVEQKERLLLLRVLCEAGTYIRKLFYDIGEILGPGATMIELRRSRVYQFNESQKLITLHELADAYAEWKEKGDDSKLRKMILPIEYALTEIKSVVIRDSAVDALCHGAQLAIPGILQISPNLSKGDLVGIYTQKGEVVALAESLMSEAEIKDATKGYAFVTKRIIMAPNTYPKNWRTKPKQKDQ
- a CDS encoding inositol-3-phosphate synthase, which produces MAKIKVGLVGIGNCFSGLIQGIEYYRQNPKQKVIGIMHEKIGNYSIHDLDFVAGFDVGINKVGKTINEAIYEYPNMVDWIPKNKMPKTKSLVYESPALDGVGIWVENRVKPLKSKKSSEQLAREIKKTIDKTGAEIIVSYLPVGSEKATQFWAQICLDTNTAFVNCIPSFIASNKKWGDKFAQKKIPVIGDDIKGQVGATIVHRTLAKLCDDRGTKIEKTYQINVGGNTDFLNMKEQERLVSKRISKTESVQSQLSQRLADDQIYVGPSDFIPFLGNTKLMFMRIEGRQWANIPYNMEVRLEVDDKANSAGIVIDAARLAKIALERKIGGPVIPACAYLMKHPPKQMSDPQAKAELEKFIKA
- a CDS encoding DUF7557 family protein, translating into MHTSIQVEKEIKARLDKLKNHPRETYNDVLARLIKIAQDDDVLSPAVIKNIEEGIADIKAGRVYSSAQVKKKLGLK
- a CDS encoding type II toxin-antitoxin system RelE family toxin → MEWQVVWSEKSVKQLEKIDKKDAQRIYDCVLDCANDPFRVATRLSGSPFFILRVGSYRVILDLQQNNLVVFVIQVDLRKRIYK
- a CDS encoding NAD(P)/FAD-dependent oxidoreductase, producing the protein MAKFNIAIIGGGILGTAISYWLSALSDVRVCVLEKEISVAAHASGRNTGVVHSPFYLDPQKKKKIAAASLISHSMWKKLASNGNIPWNECGTLEVALDEAQHKSLEKYVRWGQQNGIPDSELKLLDASGVSTMEPNVKCHSGLYCTRDVSTDFGALTYELCKISEDAGTKFVFGKAATKITASADNVVISLSDQSNIECDFMINCAGGHSLDIAKKIGLGISYTALHFRGEYWVADKQHANLVNTNVYSVAKFPNFPFLDPHWIKKANGQTEIGPNAVPVSDAEAYSGYIGSVPKTLSKLKEILSGNAAKLLVNQEFLSLVSKEWRSSLSKSAMVNRVKEFIPAISPSHFTKKGTAGIRSPIVANDGKFVSEILELESENSLHIINYNSPGATGAPAYAASLVDRMQQKGLIKITSKNTMWDYSKIIENMP
- a CDS encoding 2-hydroxyacid dehydrogenase, with amino-acid sequence MKAKPKVLLTRKLHDFAIKEIQKKYRLEIHSGKIPMPKNLLQRKIADAVGLVCFPYDRIDRDVFDAARNLRVISTYSVGYDHIDLQAAKERKIAIGYTPDVLTDATADLTVALMLDVMRRVTEGDRLIRAGRWRTIFGAHDYVGVDLCGKTLGILGMGRIGRAVAKRVKPFGMNVIYHSRTPLSKSAEKRNGAKYVSMSRLVAESDVLSVHVPYSHQTHHLINKVTFAKMKSSSFLINTARGKIVNEYDLLTALKSKRIAGAALDVFECEPIGVKNNLTKMQNIVLAPHIGSSTEETRAKMAQLTVLNLVRGLEGKKMVYSVV
- a CDS encoding 2-oxoacid:ferredoxin oxidoreductase subunit alpha, with the translated sequence MSTDISWLIGGPQGSGVESAANIFSRACAAMGYNIFGKREYYSNIKGEHSYFVVRVSDREVRSSVNDVSVMVAFDAETIFRHYDEIAKDGAIIYDSDIAQVKIDEVHTIDAPYKARLLKQLELNNKKPIVSELLEIAKDKGVKIYTVSFKTILANLADEMNNPRLKGMVRMYNVLAVSFSLGLLKMPPQTILESIDMIFAKKKAIADINKSAATYAYNYASVKFTDCAQLLKPVQKQSDMILVQGYQGTALGKMACGCRFQSYYPITPASDESVFLESNEILEVKDNRPGSTLVIQTEDEISAMGMMIGSALTGTRSSTSTSGPGFSLMAEALGWAGINEVPIVITLYQRSGPSTGLPTRHGQDDLLFAINAGHGEFPRIVYASGDVEESFYDTARCFNYADMYQLPVIHMMDKFLASSVLTCKKFDTNKITINRGKLLEKIDNGDYRRFELTDDNISPRSKLGLENGIFWNTGDESDEKGHITEDPVLRVQMMDKRLAKLSHILKTVPDEEQAVSFGTAETCIVSWGSPKGPILDALEMLQKENIKIGFIQIKLIHPFPVQYMKFLLKDVKTIIDIEANQTGQLGQVLKQNLERGPDYYILKYTGRAMTSTEIYDSLKNIIEKKAQERQVLTHGA